GATGGCGGAAATCTTGCCGCCCTTGGCGGTGGACGGCGTCATGAACACGGAAATATAGGCGTTGCGCGCAAAATCGCCCGAACCGCCAATGCCGTTCTGGATTTTCGAACCCATGATCTGGGTCGAGTTCACGTTGCCGTAGATGTCCGATTCGATCAGGCCGTTCATGGCGATACAGCCCAGGCGGCGGATCAGGCCGGGATGGTTGCTGATGTCCTGCGGGCGCAGGATGATCTTCTTCTGGAACTCGCGCATGCGGGCATTGAGCGATTCCGCCGCTTCCGGGCTGAGCGAGAACGCCGTGGCCGAGGCAACCCGCATCTTCCCGGTTTCCAGCATGCCCAGCATGCCGTCCTGAATGACTTCCGTGTAGGCGGTCAGGTCATCGAACGGCCCTTCCTCCAGCCCGCCCATGACGGCATTGGCCACGTTGCCCACACCGGACTGCAGCGGCAGGAGCGAGGGCGGCAGGCGGCCCATCTTCACTTCGTGGCGGAAGAATTCCATCAGGTGGCCGGCAATGCCGCGCGCGGTCTCGTCCGGCGGGGAGAACGGAGCGTTGCGGTCGGGCGCATTGGTCTCGACAATCGCCACGATCTTGGCCGGGTCCACCTTCAGCGATGTGCCACCGATCCGGTCATCGGGGCGCAGCAGCGGGATGGGCTGGCGGTGCGGCGGCAGGGCGGCGCCGTACCAGATGTCGTGCATGCCCTCGAGTGCGGCATCCTGCCAGCTGTTGACCTCGATGATCACCTGCCTGGCGGTGTCGAGCCATGTCTTGGAATTGCCGACGGAGGAGGACGGGACAATGCTGCCATCCTCACGGATCGCGGTGGCCTCGATGATGGCGGTGTCGATCTCACCGAAGAATCCCGCCCACGCCATCGGCGCGACATGGCTGAGATGCATGTCCAGGTATTCCGTCTCGCCCTTGTTGATGCGCGCGCGCAGGCCGGGATCGGAATTGTAGGGCATGCGGAAGGAGATGCCGTTGACCTTTGCCAGCGCGCCATCAAGTTCCGGCCCGGTGGAGGCGCCGGTCAGAAGCCGGATGCGGTAGTCATTGCCCTTGGCGTGCTCGCGCTCCATCAGCGCCGCCAGCGCCTGCGGCACCGCCTTGGGGTAGCCTGCGCCCGTGAAGCCGCTGGTGCCGACCGTGCTGCCCGGGCGGACAAGGGAGGCCGCCTGCTCGGCGGTGGTGATCTTGGCCCGGAGCGCCGCATTCCGGATTCGGGTGTGGTCGATCATGAACTTTCCCTCAAAACTCTTATCGTTATGTCCAGCCGGCGTAGCCTGCGCCGGATATGTCGTATGCCGTAGCCGCGGCTGCCCGGGCGGGGCGCGTCTCCCCTACCATAATCCGGGCCTGCCCGCCCTGCCTGCGCCCCGACGCCGGATGTGGGTATTCCCTTTGCATCCCTTGTCACGACGCCGCGTTCCACTTCAGCATGACGCCAACATCTGTTCTCCCTCCCGTGGGCCACGTCACAACAAAAGAGTGTGACACACGGGACTGACCGGCCTTGACGCTTTCACGTTTGCTCCATCATGCGCCGGCTATGTGCCAGCGGTATTTTTGGTATGTATATTTAGCAACATATCTGCGGCCCCTGTACAATGCCGTTACCCGGATGCAACCGTTTTGTGTCATTAAGGATACATTCTTGCCTCTTCCCCCTAGTGCATGGTGACCAATCTTGTGAATAATAGGAAGCCGAACCCGACCAGGGGCAGCGGCGCACACGGCACGGCCATCCGAAGCAGGAGAGGATTTTCGTTTGAGACGTCGGTTTCCCTCCCACCGGCCTGTCATGGCACGGGATGGCGCGGCCATTCCCCCGGGCGTGAGGGATGACCCGATGCCCGCCATCACGGTACCGGCGCACCCGCTGGCCGGCCTGCTGGCTGGCAGGAAGCTGCGGGTGGTGGGCGACGTACATGGTGACCTGCATGCCTTCCGCCACGCGGCCGCGACGGACCGTTTTGTCATACAGCTGGGCGACCTGATCGATTACGGCCCGGACAGCGCCGTGACCCCCCGCTCATGGAAACGCTGGCCCAGTTCATGGCCGAGGAGAACGCCGACGTGCACCAGCGCGCGCTGGCCGACCTGGCGCGCGCGCCCGCGTGGATCGTGATCGGGCAGTCCATATTCGTGCATGGGGGCTTTCATGCCCGCATGCTGGGCGAACTGCCGCCGCCGGGTCTGGGCACGGTGACCCCGCTGCTTTCGCGCGCACTGTTTGGCGAGACCACGGGCCGGATGCAGAAGGACGGCTACCCCGAGCGCCGGCTGAACTGGGTAGACCACATCCCGGCAGGCTATACGGTTTATTGCGGGCATGACCGCCGCTCGACCGACGGGCGGCCATGGGTCCGCCAGGGGCGCATGGGCGGACGGGCCATATTTACCGATACGGGTGCTGGCAAGGGCGGGCATCTGGCATGGATCGACCTGCCACCGCTCCTGTAGGCAGCCCCCTGCATGATACCCTGATTTCACAAAGGAAAATCGACCCCGATGAACAGCATCCAGGCCCAGCATGAAGCAGCCCAGCAGAAGCTGGAGGAACTGCGCCGCAGCATCGATAACATCGATGCCGCCCTGATCTACATGCTGGCCGAACGCTTCCGCCACACGCAGGCGGTGGGCAAACTCAAGGCCACCAATGACATGCCGCCCGCCGACCCCGCGCGTGAGGCGCGCCAGGTCGCCCGCCTGCGCCAGCTTGCCACCGCCGCCCAGCTTGATCCTGACTTCGCGGAAAAATTCCTTGCCTTCATCATCCGTGAGGTAATCCGCCACCACGAAGCCATTGCCGCCAGCGAAGGGCGGTAAGCCGCCCATGACCGACACAGCCGTACGCCCCGCATCACCTGCGGGCCAGCTGGTGCTGATACGCCACGCGCAGGCGGCTCCCGCCCCCTTTGGAGAGATGGGCCAGCATGCCGACATGCGCCGTCCCCTTACCGCCCGGGGCCATGACATGGCGGCCCGCTGCGGGGCGTGGCTGCGCGAATGTCTCTTCGCGCCGGACCTGGTACTGGTCAGCCCTGCCCTGCGCACGCTGCAGACGCTGGAGGGCATCGGATCATTTTATGGCGATCGGCAGCCCGCTATCCGACATGTGAACGCCCTGTATGACGCCACCACCGACACCATCCGGGACATGTTGTATGAGGTTCCGGATAAATGCAGCAATATCATTATATTAGGTCACAATCCTGGCCTTTCTGCACTGGTCTGCCACTGGGCGGCAGGCCGGTGCCCGGCCGCACTGGAACCGGCGCTGCACCAGGGCTTTCCACCGGCCGCAATGGCCTGTTTCACCACCGGGAAGCCATGGAACACGGCCACGGACAGCGAAATCCGTCTTCAGGACCTGTATTGCCAATAATGTCATTGCCCGTGACCGTGCAGGTGGATTGCCACGGCAGGGGTTTCGTTCCTATCGTCTGTGCCGAGGCCTGATGCCAGCCGCCCCGTGCGGCCATCGGGTAAATAAATTTGGGCACACTTACAAACTGCCGCACGAACGGCAGATTGCCCGGAGGTTGGAGACACGTGTCGCCCCGTGCCCATGCGCACGCCGCGGTGACACCCAAGAGGAGTGTTGTAGATGAGCGAGTCCGGAAAAACCGCCACAATGTCGCTGGATGGCAAGAATATCAGCCTGCCCATGCTGTCAGGCACGCTTGGCCCGGATGTCATCGACATCCGCAAGCTGCCCGCGCAGGCAGGGGTATTCACCTATGATCCCGGTTATGGCGAAACGGCTTCATGCTCCAGCAAGATCACCTTCATCGACGGTGAAAAGGGTATCCTGCTGCATCGCGGCTATCCCATCGCGCAGCTGGCCGAGCAGGCGACCTTCATGGAAGTGGCCTACCTGCTGCTCAATGGTGAACTGCCCAAGAAAACCGAATACGACGCGTTCGTAAGTTCCATCAAGCATCACACGCTGCTGCATGAGCAGATCCGCAATTTCTTCAACGGTTTCCGCCGTGATGCCCACCCCATGGCCATCCTGTGCGGCACGGTGGGGGCGCTGTCCTCCTTCTACCATGAAGGTCTGGATGTCTCGAACGCTGCCACCCGCTACCAGTCGGCGCTGCGCATCATCGCCAAGATCCCGACCATTGCGGCATGGGCCTACAAATATACGCAGGGCGAGACCTTCGTTTACCCGCGCAATGACCTGTCATATGCGGAAAACTTCCTGTCGATGATGTTCGCCGTGCCCAGCGAGCCGTACAAGGTCAACCCGGTGCTGGCACGCGCCATGGACCGCATCCTGATCCTGCATGCCGACCATGAACAGAATGCCTCCACCTCCACCGTGCGTCTGGCAGGCTCCACCGGTGCCAATCCGTTTGCCTGTATTTCGGCAGGCATCGCGGCCCTGTGGGGACCCGCCCATGGTGGTGCCAACGAGGCGGTGCTGAAGATGCTGGCCGAGATCGGGCACAAGGACAACATCCCCGAATTCATCGCCAAGGTGAAGGACAAGAACAGCGGCGTGCGCCTGATGGGCTTTGGCCACCGGGTGTACAAGAACTTCGATCCGCGCGCGAAGATCATGCAGGCCACCTGTCATGAAGTTCTGGGCGAACTGGGGATCAAGGACGACCCGCTGCTCGACCTTGCGATCGAACTGGAAAAAATCGCCATCCACGACGAATATTTCGTCAAGCGCAGCCTGTATCCGAATGTCGATTTCTATTCGGGCATCATTCTCAAGGCCATGGGCATTCCCACCAGCATGTTTACCGTGCTGTTCGCCGTGGCCCGCACCACGGGCTGGATCAGCCAGTGGAAGGAAATGATCGAGGAGCCGGGCCAGCGCATCGGCCGCCCCCGCCAACTCTATACCGGCGCGCCGGAACGCGATTTCACGCCGTTTGACAAGCGTGGCTGAATAAAAAATTTATGCCAGGCAGGTATCCTTCCTGCCTGGCATAACAGTCTGGTTTTCAGAAAATCGAATCACTTAGATTGATATTGTCATAACACATCGACTAAGTCACCATACGGGCATGGACCGTGCATATTTATCGATCGAATCATCTGAAGTTGAATTTACGAATAATAGCTATTTATTCGGATTATTAGCTCAGAAGCTTCCCTTTGCCATTGAGCCAACCCAAAGAGCCGCTTGGGATTACCAAATCAGGCATTTACGAGAACTAGCAGAACAACTGCCTGGTGCTCATTTTTTTATGGAATTTCTTATTCCGCGGATGGGACGACGGGTTGATCTTGTTATCCTGTTTAAAGGGATAATTTATGTGATCGAATACAAAGTTGGCGCTTCCCAATTCGATCAATCTAGTTTGGACCAAGTGTACGGTTACGGTCTAGACTTAAAACATTTCCACGAAACTAGCCATAATCAACGAATTGTGCCAATTCTTGTTGCAACACAAGCAAAGGAGTCGCATGAACCACACGTGCATTGGGATGCTGATGGTCTTTCCAAGCCTTTAAAAGTTACACCAAGCCTATTACCTGTGGTAATAAAACACATAGCACACTGTATAAATACATCGCCTTTGCCTGCGGAAAAATGGGTTAAAGGCCGTTACAAACCTACTCCAACCATCGTTGAAGCAGCTCAAGCGCTTTATCAAGGCCACGATGTTGACGAAATCTCACGTTCTGAGTCCGGGGCTGAGAATTTAACGCACACTGCAGATTACGTGGCTGAAGCCATTGAAAATGCCAAACGCACACACCGTAAAATGATATGCTTTATTACTGGTGTCCCCGGCTCAGGCAAAACTCTTGCTGGTCTTAATATAGCCACATCTCGACAACGCATGCATAGCGATGAGCATGCTGTTTTCCTATCCGGAAACGGTCCTCTTGTTGAGGTCCTGCGTGAAGCGCTAGCCCTTGATGCTGTTGCTCAAGCACATTTTAAAGGCCAACCATCAAGCAAGGTGGAAGAAAGGCGTCGCGCAAGCGCTTTCATTCAAAATATTCATCATTTTCGTGACGAGGCCCTTACGACAGATCAGCCCCCTATCGAAAAAGTTGTCATTTTTGATGAAGCTCAACGTGCATGGAACATTGAGCAAACATCTAAATTTATGCAGCAAAAGAAAGGACAACATGGTTTTTCTATGTCAGAGCCTAGATTTTTGCTGAGTGTAATGGACCGTCATACTGATTGGTGCGCTATTATCTGCCTTGTCGGAAATGGCCAAGAAATTAATACTGGTGAAGCTGGTATTGAAGAGTGGCTTCGTACTCTGCAATGCTATTTTGCACATTGGCAGGTTCATCTACCCGGAACTTTAGTGCATTCTTGCTCAGTCTCAAACGAAATATTGACCCCCTGTTTGCATCTAGCCACCTCTATCCGTTCATTTCGAGCAGAAAGACTTTCTGATTTCGTCGGATATATGTTAAAAGGCGACAAAGAGAATGCTAAAAAAACTAAAGAAACACTGAATCATTATCCATTATTTATTACACGTGACTTAGCAAAAGCAAGGCACTGGCTAAGAAACAAACGGCGAGGCAACGAACGTGCCGGGCTTTTAGCTTCATCAAATGCAAGCCGTCTCAAACCCTACGGTATTTTTGTTAAATCCCAAATCGAACCGACAAAATGGTTTCTTGCACGCCCTGATGATGTGCGATCATCAGATGCCCTAGAAGATGCTGCTACGGAATTTGACGTACAAGGACTAGAACTAGATTGGGCCTGTCTATGCTGGGATGCCAATTTACGTCATGACGTACAATGGAAAGCGTGGCGCTTTGCTGGGACACGCTGGGGTCAAATCCATGATCCGATGCGCCAAGCATACCTTATCAATGCTTACCGCGTATTATTAACACGGGCACGACAAGGTCTTGTAATATTCGTTCCTCATGGCGATGCGCATGATCTCACGCGCTTACCAATCATGTACGACAAAATTTACGATTTTTTAGTGACTTGTGGATTTCAGATATTAGAAATCTAAATGTTTCTTTAATCACATATAACATCAAAGAGACGAACTGCTCATGCAGTACGCCTCATCTTTGTGTCAGAGAATTTCCGAATGATCATTCACACTCGCAGCCATTTGTCGGGCCGGAACGCTTCTGAATGACGTGATGGTCGATCCATTCCGACACCAGACGCCGTGCCTCGTTAAGCGAGGATTCGGGATGGTGGATCCGGTACAGCGTGGTACAGGCATGAAACGCCGATACATCGCTGGTCCCGACGCCACGCAGTTCCTGGTAGGCGGTGATGACGGCACGCTCACACTTGCGGGAGATGCGACTGTTTTCAACGGACACGATGCGATGATCCATTAATGAGAATGATTATCAGTATTGGCATATTAGAGCGAATACCCCTCGGGGGCAAGGGAAGCATGGCCCCCTACCCTGCCGTTCAGGTCACGTTATGTTTCCAACAGCAGCTTTTTTTCGGCAATTCTGGCACAGGCCCGCGCTGACCGATGGATTTTCCCATCTGTTGCGGTTAATC
This portion of the Komagataeibacter sp. FNDCF1 genome encodes:
- a CDS encoding histidine phosphatase family protein is translated as MTDTAVRPASPAGQLVLIRHAQAAPAPFGEMGQHADMRRPLTARGHDMAARCGAWLRECLFAPDLVLVSPALRTLQTLEGIGSFYGDRQPAIRHVNALYDATTDTIRDMLYEVPDKCSNIIILGHNPGLSALVCHWAAGRCPAALEPALHQGFPPAAMACFTTGKPWNTATDSEIRLQDLYCQ
- a CDS encoding chorismate mutase, which gives rise to MNSIQAQHEAAQQKLEELRRSIDNIDAALIYMLAERFRHTQAVGKLKATNDMPPADPAREARQVARLRQLATAAQLDPDFAEKFLAFIIREVIRHHEAIAASEGR
- the gltA gene encoding citrate synthase yields the protein MSESGKTATMSLDGKNISLPMLSGTLGPDVIDIRKLPAQAGVFTYDPGYGETASCSSKITFIDGEKGILLHRGYPIAQLAEQATFMEVAYLLLNGELPKKTEYDAFVSSIKHHTLLHEQIRNFFNGFRRDAHPMAILCGTVGALSSFYHEGLDVSNAATRYQSALRIIAKIPTIAAWAYKYTQGETFVYPRNDLSYAENFLSMMFAVPSEPYKVNPVLARAMDRILILHADHEQNASTSTVRLAGSTGANPFACISAGIAALWGPAHGGANEAVLKMLAEIGHKDNIPEFIAKVKDKNSGVRLMGFGHRVYKNFDPRAKIMQATCHEVLGELGIKDDPLLDLAIELEKIAIHDEYFVKRSLYPNVDFYSGIILKAMGIPTSMFTVLFAVARTTGWISQWKEMIEEPGQRIGRPRQLYTGAPERDFTPFDKRG
- a CDS encoding DUF2075 domain-containing protein; this translates as MDRAYLSIESSEVEFTNNSYLFGLLAQKLPFAIEPTQRAAWDYQIRHLRELAEQLPGAHFFMEFLIPRMGRRVDLVILFKGIIYVIEYKVGASQFDQSSLDQVYGYGLDLKHFHETSHNQRIVPILVATQAKESHEPHVHWDADGLSKPLKVTPSLLPVVIKHIAHCINTSPLPAEKWVKGRYKPTPTIVEAAQALYQGHDVDEISRSESGAENLTHTADYVAEAIENAKRTHRKMICFITGVPGSGKTLAGLNIATSRQRMHSDEHAVFLSGNGPLVEVLREALALDAVAQAHFKGQPSSKVEERRRASAFIQNIHHFRDEALTTDQPPIEKVVIFDEAQRAWNIEQTSKFMQQKKGQHGFSMSEPRFLLSVMDRHTDWCAIICLVGNGQEINTGEAGIEEWLRTLQCYFAHWQVHLPGTLVHSCSVSNEILTPCLHLATSIRSFRAERLSDFVGYMLKGDKENAKKTKETLNHYPLFITRDLAKARHWLRNKRRGNERAGLLASSNASRLKPYGIFVKSQIEPTKWFLARPDDVRSSDALEDAATEFDVQGLELDWACLCWDANLRHDVQWKAWRFAGTRWGQIHDPMRQAYLINAYRVLLTRARQGLVIFVPHGDAHDLTRLPIMYDKIYDFLVTCGFQILEI
- a CDS encoding acetyl-CoA hydrolase/transferase family protein, with translation MIDHTRIRNAALRAKITTAEQAASLVRPGSTVGTSGFTGAGYPKAVPQALAALMEREHAKGNDYRIRLLTGASTGPELDGALAKVNGISFRMPYNSDPGLRARINKGETEYLDMHLSHVAPMAWAGFFGEIDTAIIEATAIREDGSIVPSSSVGNSKTWLDTARQVIIEVNSWQDAALEGMHDIWYGAALPPHRQPIPLLRPDDRIGGTSLKVDPAKIVAIVETNAPDRNAPFSPPDETARGIAGHLMEFFRHEVKMGRLPPSLLPLQSGVGNVANAVMGGLEEGPFDDLTAYTEVIQDGMLGMLETGKMRVASATAFSLSPEAAESLNARMREFQKKIILRPQDISNHPGLIRRLGCIAMNGLIESDIYGNVNSTQIMGSKIQNGIGGSGDFARNAYISVFMTPSTAKGGKISAIVPMASHVDHITQDSQVLVTEQGLADLRGLSPKQRAEVIIANCAHPDYRPMLQDYYKRARAGSFGQQSPHLLTEALSWHQRFIETGSMMP